One window of the Archangium primigenium genome contains the following:
- a CDS encoding efflux RND transporter permease subunit has protein sequence MITQLVRASVRHRTWTLGLTGLFALLAAVLTVRMELDALPDITTNQVLVLTRAPGMTPEEVERLVTRPVETALGGIPGLETHRSLSRYGISSVTAVFEDDVEPMRARQWVQERLAGLADGLPPGVEAPQLGPLTGGLGEIFHFTLNASGRTSAELLELAEWRVAPLLRAVPGVVEVNSWGGQQRTLEVRADAVKLAQRGLTLERLRGALVDTSGSVPGASLGAGDRQVLVRAVARPPGPSELGGAVVPGPDGHAVRLADVAEIVPGALPRIGTATSNGRGETVYVMVQMLRGANALDVMAALHGRMDRVREALPPDVRLDEVYDRSELVRGTLGTVAKNLLEGGLLVVSVLFLLLGSFRAGLVVASAIPLSMLGASVGMVLLGIPGNLMSLGAIDFGLLVDGAVVMVEAVFHALGHERAAPGSWREKVSEVTASVARPVFFSVLIILLVYVPVLALSGVDGKMFRPMALTVMMALATSLVLSLTFIPAAVSLVLRPQDVPAHPPLLVRLFDRGYRPLLERVVRHPRAVGLAAGALLVVGAVLFLRAGSEFAPQLDEGDMVVQTTRAGDISLEAATRDAQVLETVLLQHVPEVTQVVSRVGSPAVATDIMGLDQADVFIRLKPRAEWRPGLTRDALIREMAAVLERDAPGSGPAFTQPIQMRFNELLGGSVTDVALSVYGEDLGELRRLADALAAQVAQEPGAADVRVLAPPEVSMLEVVPRPLDAARLGLSVREVLEAVQAVRTGLEVGATYDGAVRVPIVLRLAGTEGAFSLAELPLPVASGGVVPLSRVADVKLVSTPGLVNRDEGQRRLVVGFNVRGADLGSVVERARARVGSALRLPVGYRLEWGGQYETLTEATRRLSLVIPAVLVLIVLVLWLTFQRLRPALIIFTHVPFACVGGVLALLARGMPVSISAAIGFIALSGIAVLNGVVLMARLLHHEAEGVPVGRAVRLAAQERSRPVLMTALVAALGFVPMMLATGVGAEVQRPLATVVVGGLVTSTLLTLVLLPSLYPALSARRARPVPRAEEAPA, from the coding sequence ATGATCACCCAACTGGTGCGGGCCTCGGTGCGGCACCGCACGTGGACCCTGGGCCTCACGGGCCTGTTCGCGCTGCTCGCGGCGGTGCTGACGGTGCGCATGGAGTTGGACGCGCTGCCGGACATCACCACCAACCAGGTGCTCGTCCTCACGCGCGCCCCGGGGATGACGCCCGAGGAGGTGGAGCGCCTGGTGACGCGGCCCGTGGAGACGGCGCTCGGGGGCATTCCCGGCCTGGAGACGCACCGCAGCCTGTCGCGCTACGGCATCTCCTCGGTGACGGCCGTGTTCGAGGACGACGTGGAGCCGATGCGCGCGCGCCAGTGGGTGCAGGAGCGCCTGGCGGGGCTCGCGGACGGACTGCCGCCGGGAGTGGAGGCGCCCCAGCTCGGCCCGCTCACGGGCGGCCTGGGGGAGATCTTCCACTTCACGCTCAACGCCTCGGGGCGCACGTCGGCGGAGCTGTTGGAGCTTGCCGAGTGGCGCGTGGCGCCGCTGCTCCGCGCGGTGCCCGGGGTGGTGGAGGTGAACAGCTGGGGCGGCCAGCAGCGCACGCTGGAGGTGCGCGCGGACGCGGTGAAGCTGGCCCAGCGCGGGCTGACGCTGGAGCGGCTGCGCGGGGCGCTGGTGGACACCTCGGGCAGCGTGCCGGGGGCGAGCCTGGGGGCGGGGGACCGGCAGGTGCTGGTGCGCGCGGTGGCGCGTCCTCCGGGCCCGAGCGAGCTGGGCGGCGCGGTGGTGCCGGGCCCGGACGGGCACGCGGTGCGGCTGGCGGACGTGGCGGAGATCGTCCCCGGGGCGCTGCCGCGCATCGGCACGGCCACCTCCAATGGCCGGGGCGAGACGGTGTACGTGATGGTGCAGATGCTGCGGGGCGCCAACGCGCTGGACGTCATGGCGGCGCTGCACGGGCGCATGGACCGGGTGCGCGAGGCCCTGCCGCCGGACGTGCGCCTGGACGAGGTGTATGACCGGAGCGAGCTGGTGCGCGGCACGCTCGGCACGGTGGCCAAGAACCTGCTGGAGGGCGGCCTGCTGGTGGTGTCGGTGCTCTTCCTGCTGCTCGGCAGCTTCCGGGCGGGGCTGGTGGTGGCCTCGGCCATTCCCCTGTCCATGCTGGGCGCGAGCGTGGGCATGGTGCTGCTCGGCATTCCCGGCAACCTGATGAGCCTGGGGGCCATCGACTTCGGCCTGCTGGTGGACGGCGCGGTGGTGATGGTGGAGGCCGTCTTCCACGCCCTGGGCCACGAGCGCGCGGCGCCGGGCTCCTGGCGCGAGAAGGTGTCCGAGGTGACGGCCTCGGTGGCGCGGCCGGTGTTCTTCTCGGTGCTCATCATCCTGCTCGTGTACGTGCCGGTGCTGGCGCTCAGCGGCGTGGACGGCAAGATGTTCCGCCCCATGGCGCTCACGGTGATGATGGCCCTGGCCACTTCGCTCGTGCTCTCGCTCACCTTCATTCCGGCGGCGGTGAGCCTCGTGCTCCGGCCCCAGGACGTCCCCGCGCATCCGCCCCTGCTCGTGCGCCTGTTCGACCGGGGGTACCGGCCCCTGCTCGAGCGCGTGGTGCGCCACCCGCGCGCGGTGGGGCTCGCGGCGGGGGCGCTGCTCGTCGTGGGCGCGGTCCTGTTCCTGCGCGCGGGCAGCGAGTTCGCCCCGCAGCTGGACGAGGGGGACATGGTGGTGCAGACGACGCGGGCCGGCGACATCAGCCTGGAGGCGGCCACGCGTGACGCCCAGGTCCTGGAGACGGTGCTGCTGCAGCACGTGCCCGAGGTGACGCAGGTGGTGTCGCGCGTGGGCAGCCCCGCGGTGGCCACGGACATCATGGGGTTGGATCAGGCGGACGTGTTCATCCGGCTCAAGCCGCGCGCCGAGTGGCGGCCCGGGCTCACCCGCGATGCCCTCATCCGGGAGATGGCGGCCGTGCTCGAGCGCGACGCCCCGGGCAGCGGCCCCGCCTTCACCCAGCCCATCCAGATGCGCTTCAACGAGCTCTTGGGCGGCTCGGTGACCGACGTGGCGCTGAGCGTGTACGGCGAGGACCTGGGGGAGCTGCGGCGGCTGGCGGACGCGCTCGCCGCCCAGGTGGCCCAGGAGCCCGGGGCGGCGGACGTGCGGGTGCTCGCGCCGCCCGAGGTGTCCATGCTGGAGGTGGTGCCCCGGCCCCTGGACGCGGCGCGGCTGGGCCTGAGCGTGCGCGAGGTGCTGGAGGCCGTCCAGGCGGTGCGCACGGGCCTGGAGGTGGGCGCCACGTATGACGGCGCGGTGCGGGTGCCCATCGTGCTGCGGCTGGCGGGCACGGAGGGGGCCTTCTCGCTCGCCGAGCTGCCCCTGCCCGTGGCCTCCGGAGGCGTGGTGCCCCTGTCGCGCGTGGCCGACGTGAAGCTCGTGTCCACGCCGGGCCTGGTCAACCGGGACGAGGGCCAGCGGCGCCTGGTGGTGGGCTTCAACGTGCGCGGCGCGGACCTGGGCTCCGTGGTGGAGCGGGCGCGCGCGAGGGTGGGCTCGGCGCTCCGCCTGCCCGTGGGGTATCGCTTGGAATGGGGCGGCCAATACGAGACGCTCACGGAGGCCACGCGGCGGCTGTCGCTCGTCATCCCCGCCGTGCTGGTGCTCATCGTGCTCGTGCTCTGGCTCACCTTCCAGCGGCTGCGCCCCGCGCTCATCATCTTCACCCACGTGCCCTTCGCGTGCGTGGGCGGGGTGCTGGCGCTGCTCGCGCGGGGCATGCCGGTGTCCATCTCCGCGGCCATCGGCTTCATCGCGCTGTCGGGCATCGCGGTGCTCAATGGCGTGGTGCTCATGGCGCGGCTGCTGCACCACGAGGCGGAGGGCGTGCCGGTGGGGCGCGCGGTGCGGCTCGCGGCCCAGGAGCGCTCGCGGCCGGTGCTCATGACGGCGCTGGTGGCGGCGCTGGGCTTCGTGCCGATGATGCTCGCCACCGGCGTGGGCGCCGAGGTGCAGCGGCCCCTGGCCACGGTGGTGGTGGGGGGGCTCGTCACCTCCACGCTGCTCACGCTCGTGCTGCTGCCCTCGCTCTACCCGGCCCTGTCCGCCCGCCGCGCGCGCCCCGTGCCCCGCGCCGAGGAGGCCCCCGCGTGA
- a CDS encoding efflux RND transporter periplasmic adaptor subunit, whose translation MSRPVSLAVLLLLGTGPGCSAPAPAPAPTPPPAATARSSARTAWVHPRAPHGLPLTEAPAHVLPHPEGAAALGLPFRGNVARIAVRPGQRVRKGEVLVELLMPEVVRAAGDYEAATLRREAWQRRATQLEALQAQGMARVFELTEAQAQLAEARAQQQSARALLKAAGVEGAEAAGVAQRGTVPLRSPVEGLVTAVDAVLGESRETGSAPLVRISGEGPARIEARLSRAFPAEASLEFLVPGQAPLPVRLVDRAPSVDGRDGTTAAWFEPEPARALPSGLQGTVRVGADGLPRVKVVPARALVLEGDVVSVLVREGEGYRRERVRVLGQSGADALVDGALAETDEVAADAARLLPAGVGEGS comes from the coding sequence ATGAGCCGTCCCGTGTCGCTCGCCGTCCTCCTCCTGTTGGGCACGGGCCCGGGGTGCTCCGCGCCAGCCCCCGCCCCGGCTCCGACGCCGCCCCCCGCGGCCACCGCGCGCTCCAGCGCCCGCACGGCCTGGGTCCACCCCCGCGCCCCCCATGGCCTGCCGCTCACCGAGGCGCCCGCCCACGTGCTGCCCCATCCCGAGGGCGCCGCGGCGCTCGGGCTGCCCTTCCGGGGCAATGTCGCGCGCATCGCGGTGCGGCCCGGCCAACGGGTGCGCAAGGGCGAGGTGCTCGTGGAGCTGCTCATGCCCGAGGTGGTGCGGGCCGCCGGGGACTACGAGGCCGCCACGCTGCGCCGCGAGGCCTGGCAGCGCCGCGCCACCCAGTTGGAGGCGCTCCAGGCCCAGGGCATGGCGCGGGTGTTCGAGCTGACCGAGGCCCAGGCCCAGCTGGCCGAGGCCCGGGCGCAGCAGCAGAGCGCGCGGGCCCTGCTCAAGGCCGCGGGCGTCGAGGGCGCGGAGGCGGCCGGGGTGGCGCAGCGGGGCACGGTGCCCCTGCGCAGCCCGGTGGAGGGGCTCGTCACGGCGGTGGACGCGGTGCTGGGCGAGTCGCGGGAGACGGGCTCGGCGCCGCTCGTGCGCATCTCCGGCGAGGGCCCCGCGCGCATCGAGGCCCGCCTGTCGCGCGCCTTTCCCGCCGAGGCCTCCCTCGAGTTCCTCGTGCCGGGTCAGGCGCCGCTGCCGGTGCGGCTGGTGGATCGCGCCCCCTCGGTGGACGGGCGGGATGGCACCACGGCGGCGTGGTTCGAGCCCGAGCCCGCCCGGGCGCTGCCCTCGGGGCTCCAGGGCACCGTGCGGGTGGGGGCGGACGGGCTGCCCCGGGTGAAGGTGGTGCCCGCGCGCGCGCTGGTGCTGGAGGGCGACGTGGTGTCGGTGCTCGTGCGCGAGGGGGAGGGGTACCGGCGCGAGCGGGTGCGGGTGCTCGGCCAGTCCGGCGCGGACGCGCTGGTGGACGGCGCCCTCGCGGAGACGGACGAGGTGGCGGCGGACGCGGCGCGGCTGCTGCCCGCGGGGGTGGGGGAGGGCTCATGA
- a CDS encoding TolC family protein: MFVLLAALALAAAPVEVTPMTFAQAVALAGRTPGAEGAARAVEVQRAERAHLSALVLNPQVVLEPGYRQLEAQRGADLRLGVSQGFNLSGQVPARTRALDAEATVLEAEARAVLLARRLAIAEAWLLLWAAEQAERQSALEVTLATSFHAAVEGARALGAATALEGAEASAYLAEARLAALDAEGRVAERRVGLSQVLGESPTRRLQAGGALPEVGLPPDSTWDGLVEQAARLPEVVALALGAEAERARAAEQRASRGHWLQVGVAGLREFDGATGGALTLTWTPPLFERGGRERASQLASATRQEGEAREAGRSAGAALALAFHEVVHAREGLDTLQGQLLPATEEAARLREFLFQSGESTVPEVVWARRALASARVRQGQAQAAASLARVRARFFLDALSGVSPP; encoded by the coding sequence ATGTTCGTCTTGCTCGCCGCACTCGCCCTGGCCGCCGCGCCGGTGGAGGTCACCCCGATGACCTTCGCCCAGGCCGTGGCACTCGCCGGGAGGACGCCGGGGGCGGAGGGGGCCGCGCGCGCCGTGGAGGTCCAACGCGCCGAGCGGGCCCACCTGTCCGCCCTCGTCCTCAACCCCCAGGTCGTCCTGGAGCCCGGCTACCGCCAACTGGAGGCCCAGCGGGGCGCCGACCTGCGCCTGGGCGTCAGCCAGGGCTTCAACCTCTCGGGCCAGGTGCCCGCGCGCACGCGGGCGCTCGACGCGGAGGCCACGGTGCTGGAGGCCGAGGCGCGGGCGGTGCTGCTCGCGCGCCGGCTCGCCATCGCCGAGGCCTGGCTGCTCTTGTGGGCCGCCGAGCAGGCCGAGCGGCAGAGCGCCCTGGAGGTGACCCTGGCCACGTCCTTCCACGCGGCCGTGGAGGGCGCGCGGGCGCTGGGGGCCGCCACGGCCCTGGAGGGCGCCGAGGCCTCCGCCTACCTCGCCGAGGCCCGGCTCGCGGCGCTGGACGCCGAGGGGCGGGTGGCCGAGCGCCGGGTGGGGCTGAGCCAGGTGCTGGGCGAGTCGCCCACGCGTCGGCTCCAGGCCGGGGGCGCGCTGCCCGAGGTGGGGCTGCCCCCGGACAGCACCTGGGACGGCCTCGTGGAGCAGGCGGCGCGGCTGCCCGAGGTGGTGGCCCTCGCCCTGGGGGCCGAGGCGGAGCGGGCGCGGGCCGCCGAGCAGCGCGCGTCCCGGGGCCACTGGTTGCAGGTGGGCGTCGCCGGCCTGCGGGAGTTCGACGGCGCCACGGGCGGGGCCCTCACGCTCACCTGGACGCCGCCCCTGTTCGAGCGCGGAGGCCGCGAGCGCGCGAGCCAGCTCGCCAGCGCCACGCGGCAGGAGGGCGAGGCGCGCGAGGCGGGGCGGTCGGCCGGGGCCGCGCTGGCGCTCGCCTTCCACGAGGTGGTGCACGCGCGCGAGGGGCTCGACACGCTCCAGGGCCAGCTCTTGCCCGCCACCGAGGAGGCGGCGCGGCTGCGCGAGTTCCTCTTCCAATCCGGCGAGTCCACCGTGCCCGAGGTGGTGTGGGCCCGCCGCGCCCTGGCCAGCGCCCGCGTCCGTCAGGGCCAGGCCCAGGCCGCCGCGTCCCTGGCCCGGGTCCGGGCCCGCTTCTTCCTCGACGCCCTCTCCGGAGTCTCCCCCCCATGA
- a CDS encoding cytochrome P450 — MSAPVPAPRAQGKRAPGPSNWRMFHLFSDFARDSIATLHSMRERYGDVVRWPMPHDTVHVVYHPDGVKHLLQDNYRNYIKGPAYLAMKPFIGEGLLLAEGDNWLRLRRLTQPPFHRHNLSRFVDTMVHFASTTFDRWEEVNRQGGTLDAEKEMMELTLVIVGATLLSAHLSDSASHIGHSVSDMLEVIERRVNSVLPMPLAIPTPNNRRFLRAKKTLDAVVAEVLERKHRLGPEKENDMLSMLMQVRDQDTGEGMSDSLLHDSVMTMIIAGHETSANTLAWAWYRLSRHPDVEQRVFEELEQVLGGRPPTLEDMPKLKYLQRVLEEILRLYPAAWMLARRALEEDVISGFHIPKGSLIYFSPYMVHRHPDFWPDPERFDPDRFLPENQEGRTRFSYFPFGGGPRQCIGYQFAMMEIMLILAVGLQRFRPRLAEDHQVGIRLVITMRPLNGVKLRLEPRVRAQAA; from the coding sequence GTGAGCGCCCCGGTTCCGGCCCCCCGCGCCCAGGGCAAGCGCGCGCCCGGACCGAGCAACTGGCGGATGTTCCACCTGTTCTCGGACTTCGCCCGCGACAGCATCGCCACCCTGCACTCCATGCGCGAGCGCTACGGGGACGTGGTGCGCTGGCCCATGCCGCACGACACGGTGCACGTCGTCTACCACCCGGACGGCGTCAAGCACCTGCTCCAGGACAACTACCGCAACTACATCAAGGGCCCCGCCTACCTCGCCATGAAGCCCTTCATCGGCGAGGGCCTGCTCCTGGCCGAGGGCGACAACTGGCTGAGGCTGCGCCGGCTCACCCAGCCGCCCTTCCACCGCCACAACCTGAGCCGCTTCGTGGACACCATGGTCCACTTCGCCTCCACCACCTTCGACCGGTGGGAGGAGGTCAACCGCCAGGGCGGCACGCTCGACGCCGAGAAGGAGATGATGGAGCTCACGCTCGTCATCGTGGGCGCGACCCTGCTCAGCGCGCACCTGAGCGACAGCGCCTCGCACATCGGCCACTCGGTGTCGGACATGCTGGAGGTGATCGAGCGCCGGGTGAACTCCGTGCTGCCCATGCCGCTCGCGATCCCCACGCCCAACAACCGCCGCTTCCTGCGCGCCAAGAAGACGCTGGACGCGGTGGTGGCCGAGGTGCTCGAGCGCAAGCACCGCCTCGGCCCCGAGAAGGAAAACGACATGCTCAGCATGTTGATGCAGGTGCGCGATCAGGACACCGGCGAGGGCATGAGCGACTCGCTGCTGCACGACTCGGTGATGACGATGATCATCGCCGGGCACGAGACGAGCGCGAACACGCTCGCCTGGGCGTGGTACCGGCTCTCGCGCCACCCGGACGTGGAGCAGCGCGTGTTCGAGGAGCTGGAGCAGGTGCTCGGCGGCCGCCCGCCCACCCTGGAGGACATGCCCAAGCTCAAGTACCTCCAGCGCGTGCTGGAGGAGATCCTCCGGCTCTACCCGGCCGCGTGGATGCTCGCGCGCCGGGCGCTGGAGGAGGACGTCATCTCCGGCTTCCACATCCCCAAGGGCAGCCTCATCTACTTCTCGCCCTACATGGTGCACCGCCACCCGGACTTCTGGCCGGATCCCGAGCGCTTCGATCCCGACCGCTTCCTGCCGGAGAACCAGGAGGGCCGCACCCGCTTCTCCTACTTCCCCTTCGGCGGCGGGCCCCGGCAGTGCATCGGCTACCAGTTCGCGATGATGGAGATCATGCTCATCCTCGCGGTGGGCCTGCAGCGCTTCCGGCCCCGGCTGGCCGAGGATCATCAGGTGGGCATCCGCCTGGTCATCACCATGCGCCCGCTCAACGGCGTGAAGCTGCGGCTGGAGCCGCGCGTGCGCGCCCAGGCGGCCTGA